From Clostridium sp. SY8519:
AATAAACGAACCGTCCGCGTCCACCAGATCAAAGGTAGTGGCTGTGCCGTAATCCACAACAATCACCGGCCCGCCGTACAGGCCGTATGCCGCTGCCGCGTCTACGATACGGTCGGCGCCGATGGCGCGGGGATTCTTGGTGGCAACCCGAATGCCTGTTTTGATGCCGGCTTCCACAATAATCGGCTGGGAATGGAAATATTTGACACAGGCACTGGTCAGAGAGTGCATGGCATTCGGCACAACGGATGCCACAATGATGGCATCGATGGTTTTTACCTTTACCTGATTGTGCTCCAGCAGATCGCAGATAATCATGCCGTATTCATCTGAAGTACGGGGCTGTTTTGTGGTCATGCGGAATGTGGTCACCAGTTCCTCGCCGTTGAACACTCCCACTGTAATGTTCGTGTTGCCGATATCGATTGTCAGTAACATATCTTTCTTTTCCTCCCGGCCCGTATGGTTCTCTCCGGCGCAGGCATACTGCTCTGCAGCCTCTCCCCCGGGAGCGGGCCTGTTTTATTTATTGATCCTGCAGAAGGTCTTCCGGCGGCACTTCACCCATACAAAACACGCGGTAGTACAGTTCCAGGCCTTCCAGAAGTTCCTTTCTGTCCCGTTGGATCTGCTTGATCTTCAGCACACTTCCGATCTCATCATAAAGAAGGTCTTCCTCATTGGCTGAAGTCTCCAGTTCCAGTGTGCCTTCCGGTGTAAAATACAGGGTAAGGATCCCGCCTACATCCTCTGTGAATAAGACACACATGATCTGCAGTTCTTCGCGGATCCCCTCCGGCAGCCGTTCAAACTCCGGATTCAGATAATATTTTTTATTATATGCACTGGCCGCGCACAATACAACCTTTTCTTTCATCGAATTGTTTTTGTATCCTCTCTGATACGATGATCTGTTTTGATTCGTTTCCTCTGCGGAAATTCGTTTTTCTCCACGTTTGTAAATATTTACACATATCCGTAAATTCCACGGACCGATACTTCCCCGGAAAACACTTCTCTGGTACCGTTTTCCGTCTCCACCAGCAGATCGCCCCGGGTATTAATGCCCCGGGCAACACCGGTATAAGCTCCGTGGGGATCCAGCACCCGCACTTCCCTGCCGCAGTTTAACAGATAACTGTTGTACTCTTCCTGAAGCGCGCGCAGGTCTTCATTCCGCAGAAAACGTTCATAATACTCTTCAAATGCCTCCAGCACGTTGCTGATCAGTTCCGCGCGGCTGACTTTTTTCCCGGTTTCCCGATAGATGGAAGTTGCTGTATCCTTCAGGTCTTCTGAAAAAGCCTCATCCAGCACATTGATCCCGTCTCCGATTACGATATGGTTGATGCAGTCCGGTTCCGCGCTCATCTCAGTCAGGATGCCGCAGATCTTGCGGCCGTCGGAAACCACATCATTGGGCCATTTGATTCCGCAGGAGAGTCCTGCTGTCTTCCAGATTCCCCGGCGGATCGCCATGGCCATCACCAGCGTAAGCATCGACGCGTTCACCGGGGACAGGTCCGGACGAATCAGCAGGCTCATCCAGACACCTGTGCCCCTGGGGGATATCCAAGGTCTGCCCCGTCGGCCCCTGCCTGCGGTCTGCACTTCCGCAATCACCAGCGTCCCATGGGGTGCGCCGGACTCTGCCAGTCGTTTGGCTTCGTTGTTGGTGGAATCGATTTCCGCGCAGACATACAGTTCACGTCCCGCCCAGGCCGTATGCAGATGGGATTCCACCTGTGCTTTCGTCAAAAGATCCGGTTCGCCCAGAATCCGATAGCCTTTATTTCGGACTGCCTCGATTTCATACCCCTCTTCTTCCAGGCCGCGGATTGCCTTCCATACGGCAGTCCGGGACACTCCGAGCTGTTCGCTGATATACTGGCCGGATACAAAATCCGCGCCGAAAAGCAGCTTCAGTACTTTCTCCTTCATACAATCTTTCGCTCTCTTTCCATCTCTCCGGCAAATACAGATGTTCTCTCCGCAAACACAGGGCGGGAAGGTCTCTGACCTTCCCACCCTGCATATTCGTCAGATCGCCCGGATGCCGACCCGAACGGCGCATCCTCTGCCCTTTCGGCTGTCGGCAGCTGTTGTGTGCTCTCCGTTATTCGCCTAATGTCGCAAGCATGACTGCCTTGATGGTATGCATACGGTTCTCTGCCTCATCAAATACAATCGACTGCTCGCTTTCAAAGACTTCGTCCGTGACTTCCATCTCTTTCAGTCCGTATTTTTCGGCAATCTGCGCACCGATTCCGGTATTGCAGTCATGGAACGCCGGCAGACAGTGCATGAATTTCACCTGCGGACCGGCTGCGTCCATCAGTTCCCGGTTCACCTGGTACGGGAGCAGATCCTCGATTCGCTCCTTCCATACTTCATCCGGCTCGCCCATGGACACCCAGACATCTGTATAAATCACATCCGCGCCTTTGACACCTGCTTTGGCGTCTTCTGTCAGTGTAATGCTGCCGCCGTTTTCCGCCGCAATCTGCTCACACTGCGCCACCAGCGCCGGATCCGGGAAATATTTTTTATTGCTGCAGGCCACAAAATCCATGCCCAGCTTGGCGCTGACTACCATCAGGGAATTGGCCATATTATAACGGGCATCTCCCATATAGGCAAGTTTGATCCCTTTGATTTTTCCAAAATGCTCCCGGATCGTCAGCACATCCGCCAGCATCTGTGTCGGGTGAAATTCGTTGGTCAGACCGTTCCATACCGGCACGCCCGCGTATTTGGCCAGTTCTTCCACAATATCCTGTCCGAATCCGCGGTATTCGATTCCGTCATAAATACGCCCCAGTACTCTGGCAGTGTCCGCAATGCTTTCTTTCTTGCCGATCTGAGAGGCACTGGGATCCAGGAATGTGGCATGCATGCCCAGATCATAGGCAGCCACCTCAAAGGAGCAGCGGGTCCGGGTACTGGTTTTTTCAAAAATCAGGGCGATATTCTTACCCTTTAACGTATCATGCGGAATTCCTTTTTTCTTTTTATCTTTCAGATCTGCGGCCAGATCAATGAACTGCATGATCTCCTCCGGCGTAAAATCCAGAAGTTTCAGAAAATTTCTGCCTTTTAAGTCTGACATGGTTACTTATCTCTCCTTTTTACTCTGTTACATTTTTACTGTCTGCGGCCACTTCCACCACAGATTTTGCAAGGCCCGCAATCCCCTGGATCTCGGACGGTATAATAATCTTGGATGCCTTGCCGTCTGCCGCCCGCGCAAATGCCTCCAGGCTTTTCAGGCGGAGCACGCTCTCATCCGGCGCGGCTTCTTTCAGTGCCCGCAGTCCGTCTGCATTGGCCTGCTGAATCCGGACAATGGCTTCTGCCTGACCTTCCGCCTCTTTGACTGTCGCTTCTTTCTTCGCTTCTGCCCGCAGGATTGCGGCCTGTTTCTCTGCTTCCGCATCCAGGATCGCGGATTCTTTCTTTCCTTCTGCCACAAGAATGGTAGACTTTTTCTCGCCCTCCGCCCTGAGAATCGCTTCTCTTCGTTCACGTTCGGCTTTCATCTGTTTTTCCATGGCATCCTGAATGGCCTGCGGCGGGATGATGTTTTTCAGTTCCACCCGGTTGACCTTGATGCCCCAGGGATCCGTGGCCACATCCAGTGTGGAACGCATCTTTGTGTTGATGGTTTCACGGGAAGTCAGGGTTTCATCCAGTTCCAGGTCGCCGATGATATTCCGCAGCGTGGTGGCTGTCAGGTTTTCAATCGCTACGATGGGGCTTTCCACACCATAGGCATACAGCTTCGGATCCGTGATCTGATAAAAGACCACCGTATCAATCCGCATGGTGACATTATCCTTTGTGATCACCGGCTGCGGTGCGAAATCCACCACCTGTTCCTTCAGAAGCACTCTCTTGGCTACCCGGTCGATAATCGGTGTTTTAAAATGAATGCCCACATCCCAGGTGCCCTGATAGGCTCCCAGACGTTCCACCACATAAGCATGGGCCTGCGGCACAATCTTAATGCATGAAACCAGGATGGCTACAATAATGATTACTATGATCAGAATGATGATTGGCATAAGCGGCTACCTCCTGTCCCTTGTGCGTGTCTCTAACCGGCAGTTGGATTCTGATGTTCTGCTCTGCAGACCTTCAGTGTCACTCCTTCGACTGCCTGAACTCTGATTTCTGTGTTTTTCTCAATGATGTCGTTCTCGTCTGCGGACGCGGCTGCCCAGTCCATGCCGCGCACTTCCACACGGCCCTTTCCCTGGATATTGTTAATATCTTCCTTTACCACGCCCTTCATTCCGATCAGACTGTCAACATTTGTGGCGGTGCGCCTGCGGTTGAACCGTTTCAGTGCCAGAGGCCGGAACAGCACCAGCAGCACGACAGACACCCCTGCAAACAGCAGGATCTGCACGGCGATCAGCACATGGGCTGCCGCACAGATCAGTGCCACAGCTGCCCCGCCGGCGAACCAGATGGTGGTCAGGCCGACGGTGGCAAATTCGGCAATCAGCAGGATCACCAGAACAGCCAGCCAGAACCATACCGGATTGGCATCCGCTCCAATAATTCCTCCCATATCTCCTCCTTTCTGCGGCATCTGTCTTATGCTCCGCATGGCTGTCCGTATCCTCCGGAACCACCCGGATAACCGGATCCTTCCTGTTACAGACGTTTCCTAAGGGCTTCGCCCATTTCCTCATAGCCCGGCTTGCCAAGAAGGGCAAACATATTTTTCTTATAGCTCTCCACGCCCGGCTGGTTGAAGGGGTTGACTGCCAGCAGATATCCGCTGACTCCTACAGCAAACTCGAAGAAATAGAACAGTTCTCCCAGCGCGTGTTCATCCATCTGCGGAATCTGAACCACAAGGTTCGGTGTATTTCCGTCCGTATGGGCCATAAGTGTTCCCTGCATTGCGCAGGTATTGACGAAATTCATGCCTTTGCCGGCCAGATAGTTCAGCCCGTCCAGATCCTTCTCTTCTTTTTTGATCTGCACATCCACACCCGGATCCTGGACATTCAGCACAGTTTCAAACAGGATCCGGCTGCCGTCCTGGATATACTGCCCCATGGAATGGAGGTCTGTGGTCAGATCTACCGATGCCGGGAAAATTCCCTTCTGATCTTTGCCTTCGCTTTCGCCGTATAACTGTTTCCACCATTCCGATACATAGTGCAGGCGGGGCTCGTAATTAGCCAGAATCTCCACCTGTTTTCCTTTGCGGTAGAGTATATTGCGCACTGCGGCGTACTGCAGGGCGTCATTTTCCTCAAAGGCATGGTTCAGCGCCCGCTCCCGTCCGCTGGCCGCGCCTTCCATCAGCTTCGTGATATCTGCGCCGCTGACTGCGATGGGCAGAAGGCCTACTGCAGTCAGTACAGAGAATCTGCCGCCGATATCATCCGGCACGACAAAGGTTTCATATCCTTCTTCGTCTGCCAGGCCCTTCAATGCGCCCCGGGCCCGGTCCGTCGTCGCGTAAATGCGGGATGCCGCCTCTTTTTTGCCGTATTTTTCTTCCAGAAGTTCCTTGAAAATCCGGAAAGCCACTGCCGGTTCTGTGGTGGTTCCGGACTTGGAAATCACATTAACCGAAAAATCCCTGTCTCCGATCACCCGGATCAGATTGCTCAGATAAGAAGCGGAAATACTGTTGCCCGCGAAATAAATCTCTGGCGCGTTCCGCTCTTCCTTCGGCAGATTGTTATAGAAATCCGGCCGCAGGAAATCGATTGCGGCACGGGCGCCCAGATAAGAGCCGCCGATTCCGATCACTACCAGTACTTCCGAATCTCTGCGGATTTTTTCTGCTGCAGCCTGGATCCTGCTGAACTCTTCCTTATCGTAATTTACCGGAAGATCGATCCAGCCAATGAAATCATTTCCCGCGCCGCGGCCGGATACCAGAAGCTCCTTTGCCGCTTCCACGGTATTTTTCATATATGTTACTTCCTCTTCGCGGATAAATGGTGCAGTTTTTGAATAGTCAAATGTCACATGTTTCATAATACGCTCTCCATTCCGTCGCCAGACGCCGGCGACCTGTTACTGCCTTCTCCTTATCCATCAGTATAGCAAAAAAACATTGGCAAGGACAGAATAAACTTCTGTGTTTCTTTTTCTGCGCTTTTTCTTGATGTACCGAATCCATAAGAGTATAATTTTTCAAAGAAACTGATCAGTCCCGGCACAGTACCTTCCGGGCAAAGGAGAATGTCTGCTATGAAAAAAATCATATTAACCGGCGGCGGCACAGCCGGACACGTCACACCGAATATCGCGCTGATTCCCCGTCTGAAAGAACTGGGATATAAAATCTATTACATCGGTTCCTACACCGGTATGGAAAAAAAGCTCATTGAAGACCTCGGCATCCGCTACTACGGCATCTCATCCGGCAAACTGCGGCGCTATCTGGATCTGAAAAATATTTCGGATCCCTTCCGGGTGGTGAAAGGCTATGCCCAGGCACGTACCCTGATGCGCAAGATCCGCCCGGACGTGGTATTCTCCAAAGGCGGCTTTGTCAGTGTTCCCGTGGTTCTGGCCGCCAAACACAAACACATTCCGGTGATTATCCACGAATCTGACCTGACACCGGGACTGGCCAACAAACTGGCTATTCCGGCCGCAAGCAAGATCTGCTGCAATTTCCCGGAAACCATCCCCCATCTGCCGGAAGGACGCGCCGTACTCAGCGGATCCCCCATCCGCCAGGAGCTGCTGGAAGGCAGCAAAGAGCGCGCCTGCCAGTTCACCGGTCTCACCAGCCGCAAACCGGTGATCCTGATCATCGGCGGCAGCCTGGGATCCGTATTCTTAAACAATACCGTCCGCCGCAATCTGCCGGAACTGCTGAAAAACTTCCAGATCATACACCTCTGCGGCAAAGGCAACCTGGATCCTTCCATCCGCTTCGAAGGATATGTGCAGTATGAATATATCACCGATGAGCTGGCAGACCTGATGGCCCTGGCCGATCTGGTGATTTCCCGGGCCGGCGCCAATGCCATCTGCGAACTGCTGGCTCTCCATAAACCGAATATTCTGATTCCGCTGTCCAAAAACGCCAGCCGCGGTGACCAGATTCTGAATGCCCGCTCCTTTGAAAAGCAGGGATTCAGCTATGTGATTGAAGAGGAAGACCTGACCGACAACAGCTTCCTGCGCGCAGTTTCAGAAGTATGGAACGAACGGGAAGCCTATCGTGTACGCATGGCCAACAGCCGTCAGCTTGACGCGATTACCACGATCACCGACCTGATCGAAGAAGAGGCGGCCAAAGGCAGGAAAAAGAAATAACATAAGTAAACAGCCGGGCATGAAACCCGGCTGTACCGTTATTTTTTCTGCGAAAATATCCATGCTCCCGTGCATTCCTGTCTGGAAGCCTCTGCCGGCAATCAGCACAAATGAGAAATACCGCTGATAATTCTCCGCATCAGCTTCGTCCGCTGGAACGGCGTCATCAGATAGTATCCGTCCACATAAGGCGCAATCTCTTCCGCGATCCGGCAGGAAATCTCACAGGCCAGATTTTCCGCCTCTTCCCTGTCCTTACCGACATAACGCGCGATAATTTCCTCCGATACATGGATTCCGTTGACTTCACTTTCCATAAACCGGGCATTGCGTTCACTGACAACCGGAATAATTCCGCCCAGTATTTTGCCGGATAGTTCTTCATGGGCACGGATCAGATTTTCCTTCGCCTCTTCCGAAAGCACCGGCTGGGTCAGAAATCCGACCATCCCTGCTTCCTCTTTCTTTTTTGCCCGCTTCAGCTCGCTGTCAAAATTCACAGCGTTGATATTCAGCGCGCCAAAGACACGGAACGGATCTTCAAACAGCTCTTCGTTCAGCGACTGCAGATACGCCGCCATCTTTACGGAATTAAACTGAAAGACAGAGGGAATCTCTTCCCGCTGCGCAGTGGGGATCGGATCCCCGGTAATTATGAGCACATTGCGGATCTGTTCCGCATGCGCTGCTAAAAGCAGGGCTTTCGCCGCATTGATATTCCGGTCCCGACAGGTCATATGGGGAAGCACATCCAGATTCAGCTCCCGTTTCACTTTACAGGCAAGCAGTGTACTGTCCATCCTGGCCTGGGCGATCGGGCAGTCTGCAATGGTCATGGCATCTGCGCCTGCCTCCTTCAGGTCTCTGGCGCAGCCCATGAATTTCTCCAGATTGGTGTCTTTTGGTGAATCCAGCTCAACCGCGATCACCTTTTTCCCCTGACTGATTTTTTCAAAGAACGGATTTTCCGCCCGGACTGCCGGCTCCTTTGCCGTCCCGTGCGCCGGCTGGCGCAGGAGTTTCGGAACGCGCTGACCGGACAGACGGCCTACCACCAGTTCCATATGTTTCGGTGTGGTACCACAGCATCCGCCGATGATACGAACTCCGCTGCTTACGAAATCCGCAGTCTGTGACGCGAAATATTCCGCGTTGCCGTCATAAAACGTACGGTTGCCCCGCATCGTCGGATATCCCGCATTTGGCATGGCGAACAGTTTCATGTCTGTTCCGCCCAGTCTGCCCAGCAGTTCTCCCATATGCCTGGAGCCGCAGACGCAGTTGAGTCCCACCACATCGCAGAGCCCAGTGTCGCTGATTTCTGTCATCAGTTTCTTAAAATAGAATCCTTCTCTGGTATAACCATCCGGAAATGCCGCATAGGATACCAGAATAAACGCGTCCGGCACCCGCTCCCGGATAAACTGCAGGGCTTCCGGAATCCCTTCATTGCTGCAGTTGGTTTCCATCAGAAAATTCTGCGCGCCGCAGCGGATAAAGATCTCCGCCGCCTGACAGAAGGCTTCTGCCCGTTCCGGCGCGTCATTTCCCGGTGCCGGTCCGAGATCCGCGAATACATATGCCTTTCCGGCAGCAGCCTCCTGTGCCAGACGGTACCCTTCTTTAATCACTGCCTCCTGATCGGCTTTTCCGAGATTTTCCGGATAAGCGCCGAAGGTATTTGTTTTCAGGGCTCTGCACCCTGCCTCCAGATACTCCCGATGGATTGTGAGCACCCGCTCCGGATGATTGATATTCGCTGTTTCGCAGGGAAGTTTCTCTTCGGGATACTTCTCTGTGTAATAGGTGCCGAAAGCCCCGTCAAAGACAAGCACTTCCTGTTCAATGGATTCTCTGATGTTCAAAACTCTTCTCCTCCGTACGCAGATTACCTGCTATACATTTCCCACATATACATAAGTCAGATACTGCTCCGCAATTTCCGCATAATGATACAGCAGACGAATCGGCGTAGGCTGCGTCTGTTTCGACTGATACATGGGGAAAAAGCGGTTCACATGCAGCGGCATATTCGGATCCGCGGATGCGATCCACCGGCACATTTCCCGGAATTCATCCTCCGAATCATTCAGTCCCGGCACAAGAAGGAAGGTCAGCTCCACATGGGACCGGGTTCTGGCCAAAGCAATAAACTGTTTCACCGGTTCCAGCGAACCGCCGAGCCGTGCGTATCCCTCTTCTGAAAAACATTTCAGGTCAATATTCATGGCATCGATCCAGGGCAGAAGCTTCTTTAAGATCTCCCGGGACGCGCTGCCGTTTGTCACCAATACATTATACATGCCTTCCTCATGAATCAGCCGGGCAGTTTCCAGCACATATTCATACCCGATGGTCGGTTCATTGTATGTATAGGCAATCCCGATATTGCCATATTTTCGCAGGCGCAGAGCTTCCTCCAGCAAATCCTGCGGTTCTTTTCGAAAAGTTACTGTTTCCGCCTCCTGCTCCGATGCCATGGAAATTCTGTAATTCTGACAGAATTCACAGCGCAGATTGCATCCGAAACTTCCCACGGACAGAATTTTGCTGCCGGGATGGAACCGGTTCAGCGGTTTTTTCTCAATCGGATCCAGCTGCATGGCAGTCAGATCCCCGTAACTGATGGACACGATCTCGCCCGCAATATTTTTACGGGCCAGACAGCGTCCTGTCTGACCCTCCGCAAGACTGCAGGCATGCATGCATACCCGGCAGGTTTTTTTATCCGATCCAAACAGTGTCATGTCCGATCCCCCTATACGTGGCGGACCACCTCAAACCGATAGATATCCACCGGTGTCCCCGGCATAATGTTTGCCTTTTGCTGCGCGATTTCCAGCTGCTCCTGCACGCTGTCCACGCCGGCAAGATTCGGCAGCAGGAGTCCCTGGGACATTCCGTCGCTGACAATCACGCCGTATCGTTTTTCATCCAGTTCCTCCGGTCCCTTCACATGCTCCAAGGGTCCCAGCACATCCACACTGTAGAAAATGGCCGGCAGCTCCTCTCTGGTCACCCGGTCAAACCGCATGTCATAAGCGCCTGCGCTGATGGCATTCTCGATAATCTCCTGCGCCACATTGCCGCGTACCGGTGTGGCCGTTCCGATGCATCCCCGCAGTTCTCCATTCATATGGAGAGAAACAAAGGCGCCGGCTCTTGTATGCAGCAGCTCCTCATCCAGATCTTCACTGACCGGAAGAAGTGTTCCCTCTTTGACATAAGTCTCCAGCGCCTGCTTTGCCAGACGGACATAGGGATCTTTTTCCCGGGGATCAAAGGCACATACACCGTAGCCCACACCAAAAGGGCCTTCGTAAGACAGTTTTCTGGCAGTCACTGCAGTATCCTGCAGCATGCCTGCAAGAATCAGGAAGGTACGGTGTCCGCATTCCGCTGCTTTCCGGCAGAATTCCGGAGACAGGTTCTGCAGGTCCTCCAGTTTTCCGCCGGTGAAAATCTCCATGACTTTCCGGTCGTATTCCGGGGCTTCCGCAGCATACCCGTAAGGGCCTTCCTGTTTCAGCTTATGGGACAGATCGCCGCTGGCGATTACCACTGTCCGCCGTTCCAGCTCTTCACACATGTCCCGGATGCAGGCGCCCAGCGCCATATGCCGGTCATAGGACAGCCCGGAAATTCCGATACGCACTACTTTATATTCACTATATTTCTGATTGATAAAATACAGCGGAATCATGGTTCCATGATCCAGTGCACTGTGCTGCTGGCCATCTGTACCTGCCGGAATTCCCAGCTCCTGCGCGTGTCTGCAGATCGCGTCCCGCAGCTCGGTATCATATTCCGCATGCACCTTTACCTGCGGCGCCCCGAACTGTCCGAAATTCCCGTCTCCGGATTCTCCCGGCGCAATGTGAAAATAGTCTCCGTACATCTCCACATGGGAAGAAATCAGTACAATGGTGTCCGGACGGATGGCCGCCACTTCTTCGGCCACCTGCTGATAGGCGGCGATTGTGTCTGCAATACCCTGTTCTCTGCCTTTGCCCACTTCCGGTATGATCAACGGCGGATGCGGCACCGCGTAGCCCTCTGTTACAAAATTACTCATAATTTACAATAGCCCTCTCTTCATTCCTGCCTGGCAGTTATTTGTTCATATCCAGAAGATCACGGATTTCATCAAACTGTGCCTCTGTAAAACTCTCATGGTTCCAGCAGAGCTTTTCTCCGTTTCCGTCATTCTCGTATCGCGGAATCAGGTGCAGATGAAAATGGAATACAGTCTGTCCCGCAATTTCCCCGTTGTTCTGCACCAGATTAAAACCATCTGCATGCAGACGCTCTTTCATCACAGCCGCCAGTTTCTTTGCCAGAACAAATGCTTTGGCCGCCACCTCGTCCGGCAGTTCAAAAAGATTCGCATAATGATCCTTTGGAAGAATCAGCGCGTGCCCTTTCGTCGCCGGATCCGCGTCCAGAATTACGTTAAAAGTGTCATCCTGATAAATGGAACGGGTCGGGATCTCTCCGTTTGCCAGTTTACAGAAAATACAGTTGTCGTCTTTCATATTTGTGTACGTACGCGCTGTGCGCGTACTTCCTCCTCTCTGCGGTCACTTTCTGTAAGAAGGCTCTGCCTGCCTTACTGTCTTTTTCTATTCAGTATAGGAGTTTCTCCGGGAAACATCAAGACCGCGGGGCGCCATCAAAATTCCCAGCAAAAAGCCGAAAATCAGGCCGCCGATATGAGCGGCGTTATCCACATCCGCAGTCGTAAATCCATAATACAGGCTGAGCGCAAGCATGATCAGGAAACGGCGCAGATCCATATCGCGGAACCGGCCGTGGTTGCGCAGGATAATCCAGAGCAGTGCGCCGATGATGCCGAAAATGGCGCCGGAAGCGCCCCCGGATACCGCCGGGCTGTCCTGCTGAAGCATCCACCAGGAGGACGCCAGGCTGCTGAAAACGCAGACCGCCGCATAAAACACCGCATATTTTATCCTGCCAAAGGCTTTCTCCAGAT
This genomic window contains:
- a CDS encoding type III pantothenate kinase; the encoded protein is MLLTIDIGNTNITVGVFNGEELVTTFRMTTKQPRTSDEYGMIICDLLEHNQVKVKTIDAIIVASVVPNAMHSLTSACVKYFHSQPIIVEAGIKTGIRVATKNPRAIGADRIVDAAAAYGLYGGPVIVVDYGTATTFDLVDADGSFIAGVTAPGISSSAQAMWSLTAKLPEFEIKKPRKILAKDTIASMQAGLVYGQIGQSEYIINRMKKEAGFDNITVVATGGLGVLIEKETDAIDIYDPMLTLKGMRMIYEKQK
- a CDS encoding DUF6145 family protein, which produces MKEKVVLCAASAYNKKYYLNPEFERLPEGIREELQIMCVLFTEDVGGILTLYFTPEGTLELETSANEEDLLYDEIGSVLKIKQIQRDRKELLEGLELYYRVFCMGEVPPEDLLQDQ
- a CDS encoding biotin--[acetyl-CoA-carboxylase] ligase, translated to MKEKVLKLLFGADFVSGQYISEQLGVSRTAVWKAIRGLEEEGYEIEAVRNKGYRILGEPDLLTKAQVESHLHTAWAGRELYVCAEIDSTNNEAKRLAESGAPHGTLVIAEVQTAGRGRRGRPWISPRGTGVWMSLLIRPDLSPVNASMLTLVMAMAIRRGIWKTAGLSCGIKWPNDVVSDGRKICGILTEMSAEPDCINHIVIGDGINVLDEAFSEDLKDTATSIYRETGKKVSRAELISNVLEAFEEYYERFLRNEDLRALQEEYNSYLLNCGREVRVLDPHGAYTGVARGINTRGDLLVETENGTREVFSGEVSVRGIYGYV
- the argF gene encoding ornithine carbamoyltransferase: MSDLKGRNFLKLLDFTPEEIMQFIDLAADLKDKKKKGIPHDTLKGKNIALIFEKTSTRTRCSFEVAAYDLGMHATFLDPSASQIGKKESIADTARVLGRIYDGIEYRGFGQDIVEELAKYAGVPVWNGLTNEFHPTQMLADVLTIREHFGKIKGIKLAYMGDARYNMANSLMVVSAKLGMDFVACSNKKYFPDPALVAQCEQIAAENGGSITLTEDAKAGVKGADVIYTDVWVSMGEPDEVWKERIEDLLPYQVNRELMDAAGPQVKFMHCLPAFHDCNTGIGAQIAEKYGLKEMEVTDEVFESEQSIVFDEAENRMHTIKAVMLATLGE
- a CDS encoding SPFH domain-containing protein; amino-acid sequence: MPIIILIIVIIIVAILVSCIKIVPQAHAYVVERLGAYQGTWDVGIHFKTPIIDRVAKRVLLKEQVVDFAPQPVITKDNVTMRIDTVVFYQITDPKLYAYGVESPIVAIENLTATTLRNIIGDLELDETLTSRETINTKMRSTLDVATDPWGIKVNRVELKNIIPPQAIQDAMEKQMKAERERREAILRAEGEKKSTILVAEGKKESAILDAEAEKQAAILRAEAKKEATVKEAEGQAEAIVRIQQANADGLRALKEAAPDESVLRLKSLEAFARAADGKASKIIIPSEIQGIAGLAKSVVEVAADSKNVTE
- a CDS encoding NfeD family protein, which gives rise to MGGIIGADANPVWFWLAVLVILLIAEFATVGLTTIWFAGGAAVALICAAAHVLIAVQILLFAGVSVVLLVLFRPLALKRFNRRRTATNVDSLIGMKGVVKEDINNIQGKGRVEVRGMDWAAASADENDIIEKNTEIRVQAVEGVTLKVCRAEHQNPTAG
- a CDS encoding glucose-6-phosphate isomerase, whose amino-acid sequence is MMKHVTFDYSKTAPFIREEEVTYMKNTVEAAKELLVSGRGAGNDFIGWIDLPVNYDKEEFSRIQAAAEKIRRDSEVLVVIGIGGSYLGARAAIDFLRPDFYNNLPKEERNAPEIYFAGNSISASYLSNLIRVIGDRDFSVNVISKSGTTTEPAVAFRIFKELLEEKYGKKEAASRIYATTDRARGALKGLADEEGYETFVVPDDIGGRFSVLTAVGLLPIAVSGADITKLMEGAASGRERALNHAFEENDALQYAAVRNILYRKGKQVEILANYEPRLHYVSEWWKQLYGESEGKDQKGIFPASVDLTTDLHSMGQYIQDGSRILFETVLNVQDPGVDVQIKKEEKDLDGLNYLAGKGMNFVNTCAMQGTLMAHTDGNTPNLVVQIPQMDEHALGELFYFFEFAVGVSGYLLAVNPFNQPGVESYKKNMFALLGKPGYEEMGEALRKRL
- a CDS encoding undecaprenyldiphospho-muramoylpentapeptide beta-N-acetylglucosaminyltransferase produces the protein MKKIILTGGGTAGHVTPNIALIPRLKELGYKIYYIGSYTGMEKKLIEDLGIRYYGISSGKLRRYLDLKNISDPFRVVKGYAQARTLMRKIRPDVVFSKGGFVSVPVVLAAKHKHIPVIIHESDLTPGLANKLAIPAASKICCNFPETIPHLPEGRAVLSGSPIRQELLEGSKERACQFTGLTSRKPVILIIGGSLGSVFLNNTVRRNLPELLKNFQIIHLCGKGNLDPSIRFEGYVQYEYITDELADLMALADLVISRAGANAICELLALHKPNILIPLSKNASRGDQILNARSFEKQGFSYVIEEEDLTDNSFLRAVSEVWNEREAYRVRMANSRQLDAITTITDLIEEEAAKGRKKK
- a CDS encoding bifunctional homocysteine S-methyltransferase/methylenetetrahydrofolate reductase, encoding MNIRESIEQEVLVFDGAFGTYYTEKYPEEKLPCETANINHPERVLTIHREYLEAGCRALKTNTFGAYPENLGKADQEAVIKEGYRLAQEAAAGKAYVFADLGPAPGNDAPERAEAFCQAAEIFIRCGAQNFLMETNCSNEGIPEALQFIRERVPDAFILVSYAAFPDGYTREGFYFKKLMTEISDTGLCDVVGLNCVCGSRHMGELLGRLGGTDMKLFAMPNAGYPTMRGNRTFYDGNAEYFASQTADFVSSGVRIIGGCCGTTPKHMELVVGRLSGQRVPKLLRQPAHGTAKEPAVRAENPFFEKISQGKKVIAVELDSPKDTNLEKFMGCARDLKEAGADAMTIADCPIAQARMDSTLLACKVKRELNLDVLPHMTCRDRNINAAKALLLAAHAEQIRNVLIITGDPIPTAQREEIPSVFQFNSVKMAAYLQSLNEELFEDPFRVFGALNINAVNFDSELKRAKKKEEAGMVGFLTQPVLSEEAKENLIRAHEELSGKILGGIIPVVSERNARFMESEVNGIHVSEEIIARYVGKDREEAENLACEISCRIAEEIAPYVDGYYLMTPFQRTKLMRRIISGISHLC